The Apium graveolens cultivar Ventura chromosome 3, ASM990537v1, whole genome shotgun sequence sequence TTGCCATCCGATCATCCCCCATGCCTCATGTATTTAGGCAGAACCCCGACCTTCTATTCAACGGCGAAGCCGACCCGGCGGAATACCTTATACAATTTAACACTGAGATGGAAGTCTATCAGGGGCCGGAGATGACCCGCTGCAGACTCTTCGCGGCATCACTCAGAGgtagtgcccaacaatggttctccaagttgggGCCTGCTAGCATAATAACATGGCGTCAATTGGAGGACCTGTTCGTCAGACAATTTCAGTCCACCCTCCACTACTCACCTCATATGGCCACGTTAGCTAATATCAAGCAAAGGAAGGGGGAGCCCCTGGCAGAATACTTTCGTCGGTTCAACGCCGAAGTCCCCAAGGTAAGGGGAGCCAGTGAGGAGACTATCAAGAACTTCTTGATTGCAGGGTTGAAAGAAGGGTCGAAATTCtggaagagcctccaagcgaGTGAGCCGAGAACCTTGGCTGAGTTCTATGAGCAAGCAGAACCCTTTAAGAGGGTAGAGAAGTCGATGAGAGAGCTGAAAATCAGCGAGAATTATCGAGATAAAAGAGACCGGTGTTCGAGCCCTGATGAGAGGAGAAAAACGTATCGATGTAGCTCAATCCCCAAAAAGTCTGCCCGAGGTAAAGAGATAAACAAAGATTCGGGGAGACCTTATACAAGCAAATGGCAGACACACACCCCTCTGGTAGCCTCTATAGACTACATATATGCTAACTATGCTGGGAAGGGGGTATTCAGGAAGGCAACCCCTCTCACAGACTATAATAAGAGGGACACTTCGAAGTATTGCGCATACCATGAGGCCACGGGGCACGATACAGCTGATTGCAGAtaattgaaggatgaaattgaGACGTTGATAAGGAAAGGGAAGCTTACAGAATGGGTTGTCAAGGAGGTTCCAAGGCATAGAACTGATTACCACACTGTCCCTCCTCCACCCCCAGAAGATAAAGAGAGGGTACCTCGGGCCGAAAGcattcatattattctaggcgggtctcacATTGGTGAAGACATCCGGAAGGCGATGGATATGTATGCCCGAGAAGCAAAAGAAAAACCCCTCACCAACGTCAACCATCTGAGCCAAAGGCCCCCCGGAGCTCTTTGAAAGAGAGGCTGATGACATCGTGTTTAGGGAGAACGATGCCAAATGGGTTGCATTACCCTCATACAGATGCCCTGGTTataaaaatgaagattgggaTGGTGAATGTCCATCGAGCAATGGTGGATACCGGGAGCTCGGCTGACGTTTTGACCTATGATGCCTACAAGAAGCTGGGATTGTGGGATAGAGAATTAACCTCGACAGGTGGACATCTATACCGGTTCACGGGGAACTCGATCGGAGTAAAATAGATAATTCGGCTCCCGGTTACCATAGGAGAAGAGCCCTAGGTGGCCACCCAGATCGCTATGTTCACGGTTGTCGATCAGCCTTGTGCCTACAATGTTATAGTGGGTAGACCCCTtatgagggcaatgaggatggtgacctcgatcCATCACATGACGGTAAAATTCCCAACCCCCACGGGGGTAGGCTTCTTGAAAAGCTATCAATATGAGTCAAGGGTCTGCTACAACCAGGCACTCAGGGCGGCTGAGTCAGAAAATGCATCAAAGGAAATGGTCCAACCGGGTGAAGACGATGTTCTCATGGAAGAAGCAGAGGGCAAGAAGAGAGTACGCCCTGAGGGACATGAGACTTGTAACCTGATTTCAATCGAGGAGTTGCACGAGAACTATTTCGAGCACATGGGGATTCAGCTGGAACCACGCCCAGGGGCCTAGCTGATGGAAGCCTCTCAGCCTATCATGTTGATACAAGAAGGGATTGTGGAAGAagcaagtgatgaagaagagagcccAGAATAAATCACTGCAAGACTCAAGAAAAGGAAATGTGCACGTGAAGAAATGACAACAACTATGGATCTTCCCTACGGAATCACTCGTACTGTCACTACGGCCTTTGTGCACTTGATAAATCCAGCACGAGCTCACCGCCCCGAGCTCGAGGACATGGAAGGCTTAACAATCACGGAAGTGGAAAAATCTAGGGAGGCTCGAGCAGACTTAGATCCGAGAATGCCCCCAATGATTGAGAGGGATGGGGCCGCAGAAGACACAATCCCGATCCTAGTAAACCCAAATAATCCCTTAAAGGTACTCAGAATAGGCTCTAACCTAAGTCCTGACTTAAGGGAAGATTTAGCCCGCTTCCTAAGGGGAAATTTGGATGTCTTTTCATGGTCACTCTGATATGATAGGGATCGACCCGAATATTATGTGCCACCGGCTCAACTTGGACCCGAAAAAGAAGGGGTTGAGACAGAAGAGATGGCCAATTAGTGGAGAAAGGGCAGAGGCCCTCAGAGAAGAAGTAGATAGACTAATGGAGGCGGAGCTTGTAGGGGAAGCCTTCTACCCCATATGGCTGGCCAACCCCCGTGCTTGTCAAGAAgcccaatggaaaatggaggacgTGTGTGGACTTCACCGACCTGAACAAAGCTTGCCCGAAGGATAGTTTTCCTCTACCCCGAATCGACCAGCTGGTTGATTCCACGGCCGGGCACGCACTGTTTAGCtttatggatgcttattcgggatataaccaaatccccatgtatgggccagatcaggagcacacctcctttATTACTGATCGGGGCCTCTACTGTTACATCGGGATGCCCTTCGGGCTCCTTAATGCTGGGGCAACGTATCAAAGGCTGGTGAAcaagatgttcaaacatcagttgGGAAAGACCATGAAGGCCTATGTAGATGATATACTTATGAAGTCAAAGGAAGCAAAGGATCATGTCCTCCACCTATCAGAAATGTTTCAGATCCTAAGAAAGTACAGGATGAATCTCAACCCCCAGAAATGTGTGTTCAGGGTCGAATcaggaaagtttttgggatttattgtcaaccatagaggcattgaggccaaccccACCAAGATACGATCCCTACTCGAGATGAGATCCCCTAGACGGGTGAAGGATGTTCAAAGCTTAACGGGGCGAGTGGCAGCTTTAAACCGCTTCATCTCAAAATCCTAGGACAAATGCCAGGAGTTCTTTAAAGCGATTAAAGGAGTGGGGAAGAATTTTGagtggacagaaaagtgtgaagAAGCCTTTCAGAACATAAAGAAGCATCTCAGCAGCCCTCCAATATTGTCCAACCCAAGGGAAGGAGAGACTCTGGTCCTATACTTGGCCGTTTCTGACTTCACAGTGAGTGCGATATTGGTTCAAGAGGAGGATGGTATCCAGCTCCCAGTGTATTATGTGAGTAAAAGGCTGGCCGATGCGGAGACTCGGTACACAAGCCTCGAGAAATTAGCATATGCCCTAATCCTGGCCTCCCGAAAGCTCAGGCCCTATTTTCAGGCGCACAAGATAGAAGTGCGAACCTCCTACCCCCTCAGGCAAGTGATGCACAAACCGGAGTCTTCCGGTCGAATGCTGAAGTGGACGGTTGAGCTCGGCCAATtcgaggtggattataagccaaTGACCGCAATCAAAGGCCAAGCCCTGGCCGATTTTATGCTAGAATTTCCTTCACACCAGGAAGTGGAGCCAGGAGCCCTTGTTGTCATACCTAGTACAGAAGAAGTCAGGCTGGAGAGCCAAAATAGTGCCCCATGGTGGAGCTTATTCGTAGACGGAGCCTCTAATGGTGATGGTGCTGGAATTGAGTTAATCAGTCCGGAGGCGCACAAGATCAGACGCGCGACCCATCTGGCCTTTCAtgcaaccaacaatgatgctgagtatgaggccCTGATCAACGGTCTCAAGCTAGCTTTGGAAATGAAGGTGGAGAATTTGAATGTGTTTAGTGACTCTATGATTGTGGTCTATCAGATAAACGGGGGGTATCAAGCTAAGGGGCCGAGAACGGAGCTTTACCTGAAGTGTGCGCTAAGGATAATCGTAAGGTTCAATGAGGTGAGACTCGAACTAATCCCGTACGGGCAGAATGAAGGCGTAGACGAGCTAGCTAAACTCGGCTCGCGTCATGAGGCCACCGTGCTAGGGGTCGTGCCCCTTGATATACAGAGGTAGCCTAGTGTGCACGAGCACGAGGTGGGCAGCCTCAGTGATAACCTCGACCCCACGTGGATGACACATATCTTAGCCTACATAAAAGAAGGTTCACTTCCGGATGAAAAGAATGAGGCAAGGAGGATGAGATACAAAGCAGCCCGCTATGTGACATACGATGGGGTCCTATACAGAAGAGGATTCAGTATACCCCTCCTCAAGTGTATAGATGGGGAGGAGTGCAATTATATCCTAAGGGAAGTACACAAGGGCATTTGTTGCAATCACTTGggggtagctctctagctcagAAAATATTCCTTCAAGGTAACTATTGGCCAACTATGAAAAAAGATGCCTTTGAATTCTCCCGAGCCTGTGATAAGTGTCAGCGATATGTCAATTATTATAACAGACCCATGGCGCCCCTCACATCCCTCATGATCCCATggccctttgctatgtggggaattgatctaaTTGGAGAACTCCCGAAGGCCAAGGGGGGTGTCAAGTTTGCGGTGGTTGCAGTGGATTACTTCACTAAGAGGGTAGAGGCCGGACCTCCAGCCACCATCTCGGCAAGAAAGCTCAGGGAGTTTGTGCACAAGGCTATTGTGTGCCGCTATGGCGTCCCTTATAAGTTGATATCTGACAACGGGAAATAGTTCGATAGCAAGAAAATGCGGGAATTTTGTGAGCAGCTAGGGATTCAGATGAGTTTTAGTGCGGTTTGCCACCCCCAAAGTAACGGGCAGACAGAGGCTGTTAACAAGATCATTAAGCACACCTTGAAGGCAAAGCTTGAAGAGAGAAAAGGGACATGGCCAGAAGAGCTCGCCCAGGTCCTATGATCTTACAACACGACACCCCGAACTACAACTGGAGACCCCTTTTTCTCTGGTGTATGGGCGTGAAGCTATGGTGCCTGTTGAAGTGGGGGTAGGATCTTTTCGGAGGGACAACTATGACTCAGAGGCAAATGAGGTCAACCATCGGCTCTATTTGGACATGATCGAAGAAACTCGGAAAGATGCTCAGATCAGGATAACAGCATATCAGCAGAGGATAGCTAAGCACTACAACAGTAAGGTTAGATCCCGAACTTTTAAGGTAGGAGATTTAGTTCTGCGCCGGGTCATGCCGAACACCAAGGTGGTGAGACACGGAGTCTTTGGAGCGAATTGGGAAGGCCCCTACAAGATAAAGTCGGTGCTctgggagggaacctaccacctcaatgatatgcaagACAAGTTGATCCCGGGAGCCTGGAACGCGGAACACCTCCACAAATATTATCAGTAATCTTATTATTTTCAGACTTAGTACTATCTTACAATACTCCTAAGTCTTGgggggtagtgccatataggtgCCTCTCTGAGACCACAAATATGTACTCCTTTCACTTTCCATTATCTTTGAATGAATGATTGATATCTATTTTGTACACTTGATATTTTAACTcctgttaatagattaaatatTCAGCAGGGGAGCCCATTCTTGGGAACCCATGCGAGGACATAATGGTTgttttattaacatgttaaaatcacaAGTCAGGACGGGCCCCGGCCCACTTGACAACAAGTATAGGAAATGAGCTGGGCCACGACCCGCTTAGAAAGATATAAGCGTAAAGCAGATAAAAGATGAAGATAAAAAGAGGTATAGGCCCACGATGCGAGCCCATATCCCGGCTCGCAGGACTACAAATGGGACCTAGAGAGCCCAGCCCTCAATCAAGCATGGCCCGGCTCGCATTATGCGAGGTGAGGATACTTGAGCAAATGGCGAGCCTATTTTCCCGGCTCGCTAGTGCAAGAACGCGTGTAAAAAACTTGTGAGTTAGTAATGATGCGAGCCTGTTCCACTTAGCATTCTTTGTTAATTTTGTTTGATTGAACAAATGACATGAGCTGATTAATTAGGCTCGCTGTGAAGGTATAACGCCCGCCATACGCGGCCAGGGTTATGATAACTTTTGGTCAGTAGAGGCATGATAAGTTTACACAAAAGTAAGGAAACTAGCTAACACAATAAAGATGAATACGGGCATAAAAGACTTtgaaattttatataaataaaaggaaaataagTTATGCCCCAAGGAAGAATATTTTAAATACAAACGCGAGGCAAGAAGGGTGCCCGCTTAGCCAGTCAAAAGTCTAGTTTCAAGATAAAATTAATCTAAGGGTTATCAGCCTTCTTCTCCTGAGCTTCATCAGCCACGACCCGGGCCTGCTCAGCTGTGAGCCAGGCCTCCTCGGCAATCTGGGCATCCCGCTCCATCTCCAGCTTCAGCTTCTCGGTATGCCTAGCCGTGCCCGCACCCAAAGCTGCCCAATTAAAATCAGGAACCTTACTATAAAGATTTTCATGAAGTTCTTGGCCACCAGGTTCCTAGCATCAGCGAGGGCGGCCTCACGGTCCTTGGTCAGGGCAGAAACTGACCCCTCCATCTCGAGCACCCTCTCCTCGAGGCCATCCTTCTCCTTCTTACACGCCTCCTTATGCTCCCTTAAAGCCTTTTCATTGAGCAGCATTCAGGTTAAGTAACTTCTGATTATAGCTGTTCACCAGCGTAAATTTCTCCTGCCCATACTCAGCGACCTTACTCTGAAGAGATTTAACTTTAGACTCAAGCTTTGTGTTGGTCTGGACGAGGACTCACATCTCTCGAGCCTTAGACAGCTGACGGTAATACACCTCAGCTGCGGCCCGGGACAGTGCGTCCTGATTTACCTTGAGAGCTTAAGAAAACCAATCCTTCATATCCTGGTCGGTGATGTGAGCTTGAGCGAGCCCAAAGGTGGTCGCGACCATGTTGGAAGAAGAAGAAGTAGGGAGAGGGGCTTCAGATGGAGCAGCCTTTTTCGGGTCTGGCTCGACGATTTTTCCCTCTTTGTGACCTCGATGCCTTTTTAGCCGAGGAGAAGGCCCTGAGCCTTTAAAATGCTCAGTGAGGGTCTTCATGCGAGCTGGAGGGGGGACTTGAGAGTGAGCCCCTGTGGTCACCGCAGCGGGCTGAACTGAGCCCGAGGCCGCAGATTGCTCAGCCTCTTCCATAAAGGGGAAAATGGagatggccatttctgaaaaagaaaataataaagtGATATATTAGTCACAACAAGATGCAATGGAAAGAAGAAAATGCGAGAAGGATATAAATGTAGATAAATAAAGTACAATACGAGGTGAGATGCATGTGGAAAATGTAAAAATGCGAGAACACGAGCTCGCACATGCGAGCAGACAGGCTTGCGCATGTGGCCCCAACGTTCTTACCCTTTCTGTCCCTCTtcttagatttcttcttttgagGAGTCAGCCTCACTCCTTCCTTCAAAAACCCACACGTGACCAGGTTCGAGGTCGTTATGAGTTTTCGAATATCCCTGTCTGCCTTAGAGAGATCTAGAAGGCTGTCAACATTTATTTTTTCCTGTCCCACAAGGACAGTGCGAGGCGGGGTGGCTGGagataaaaaaatgaaaataaaatcatTTCTTGTTGAAGAAAAGAATAATGGTAGAAAAGACGGGAGCGGCCAGGGAAGACTTACATGGATTGTAATAGAAATGAGTCTGGACTCAAGGGGCCTCGTGAAAATAGAAATAAGGGCTCTTCCACTTCCTTGAGTTGCTCGGCCTGTTGTGGATGAGGTTCTTTTTGTTGAAGCACGGCTAGACAGAAAAATAGAAATATCCAAAGTCATTGGGGGAATGCTTCAGATTAAGAAAGTAGTCGAGCTGCCTCACAGTGAGAGGAGGAAATCCACATTTGTTGTACATGATGTACAATACGAGGGCGGCCCGGTATCCATTCGGGTTGATCTACAAGGGTGCGAGCTGGTAGTACTCGCAGACATCCTTGATGAAGGGATGAAGAGGAGAGGAGATTCCTAGCCTCAGAAGAAAGGTTGACAAGACCATGCAAGGCACCCCGCCTCCATTCTCCGGATGGTTAAATCTGTAGCACCTCATGTAAGGCAGGGGCAAGATGACATGGCCCTCGAGCTGGAACTGCTCAATGTGCTCGGCCAGGTGTTTCTGAGTCAGCAAAGTGGGAAGGTCGCGGCAAATGAGCACCTTAACCTCCTCGGTCGCAGTTGAGCTCTCCTCCCCATCAGGAAGGATCTGCTTTTTTATGATTATTACACCCTCGAGCTCGGGCTGGGCAGGGGGCACGTAGGGTTCAGGAGAAGCCGTGGGGACGTATATATAGTTACAAATCTTAAATTGGCTTGTAACATCTTCCACTTCCTCGCTCTGAGGAGAATTATATAACCAATGCGAGCCGTCCTCTTCACCCTCGAGCCCCAAGATGGGATATTCAGCAGCTACGGGCTCCTTTCCTTTCTTCTTGGTGTCATAGTACGCACTCCCCAGATTGTTGTCAGTAGATTCTGAGTCAACATGAATGGGGTCGAGGTTGTTAGCTGCAGCTTGCCTCAGGTGGGCCGCTCTCTCTTCAACCATCTCCCTTAAAATCTCATCAGCCCATTCTTTGTCTAAAGGAGCGGGCTCGCGGTTTAGCAGCTCTTCCACTCTGAGGGAGGCTGGTATTTTGGAGAGATCCACAGGTCTGTTTCTCCAATTATAGATGTTCTTCTCCCTGGTATAATCCTCGGGGTTCGGATCGAGGTGAATTTTGAGCGAGCCTGAGCCTCCTGCTCGCATCGAATTCTCGACTCTGACAATGTTCAGGGCCCCTCGGGGGGTGATAGCAGAGCCAGGGGAAATGGGTTGGCTGAGACGGCCAGAAAGAGAGGTCAGCTCACGTGGAAAGTCCTTTGAGCCTCGCTGCTCAGGAGGTTATTGGTTTAATAAAGATGGAGTAGCTGAAGAGCGAGCCGGGCTGGCGGAGAAATGAGCCGGGCTCGAGGAGGAGCGAGATGATCTATAAGAACGAGCCGAAATTcactcgacatctgtaaaagatggtgGATGTTAGTATGTGACCCTAAAAGAATTGTACCAAACACACGTATGGAGTCGCGTCCATGTGTCCTCGCATCACACCCGGATCGCACTTAAAAGTCTAGGCTAACGTTTGGGCTCACATCGTGGAAGGGGGTGTTGTATGTGTGTGAGCTTGCATCAAACAAGTGGTGTGTGCTCGAATCAAATAACTAAGTATGAATATAAATGGGCTTGAATTGAAGAGTACCTGTTAGAGAGGTGTATGAAGATCCTGATGAATCTGTGCCGGGAGAATATCGTCGCCGGTAGATGGTTCTTGTGGAGATGATGATCTTCGCCGTTGTAGATCCTTGAGCAAAGTGAGCAGTAATTCGACAAATGCTCTtggaaatgtgagaaatgaaatgaaatctcacatatttataggggataggagaGAGAATGGGAGAAGTCCATGTGTCATCCTCTCAGAGGAGGACACAAATCCCCACGCCAGCTGTCCAACAGCTGTCATGCGTTCAAAATGCAT is a genomic window containing:
- the LOC141714449 gene encoding uncharacterized protein LOC141714449; this translates as MEREKRGPPSSVAPSPFTVAIRSSPMPHVFRQNPDLLFNGEADPAEYLIQFNTEMEVYQGPEMTRCRLFAASLRGSAQQWFSKLGPASIITWRQLEDLFVRQFQSTLHYSPHMATLANIKQRKGEPLAEYFRRFNAEVPKVRGASEETIKNFLIAGLKEGSKFWKSLQASEPRTLAEFYEQAEPFKRVEKSMRELKISENYRDKRDRCSSPDERRKTYRCSSIPKKSARGKEINKDSGRPYTSKWQTHTPLVASIDYIYANYAGKGVFRKATPLTDYNKRDTSKYCAYHEATGHDTADCR
- the LOC141714450 gene encoding uncharacterized protein LOC141714450 codes for the protein MDLPYGITRTVTTAFVHLINPARAHRPELEDMEGLTITEVEKSREARADLDPRMPPMIERDGAAEDTIPILVNPNNPLKDKCQEFFKAIKGVGKNFEWTEKCEEAFQNIKKHLSSPPILSNPREGETLVLYLAVSDFTVSAILVQEEDGIQLPVYYVSKRLADAETRYTSLEKLAYALILASRKLRPYFQAHKIEVRTSYPLRQVMHKPESSGRMLKWTVELGQFEVDYKPMTAIKGQALADFMLEFPSHQEVEPGALVVIPSTEEVRLESQNSAPWWSLFVDGASNGDGAGIELISPEAHKIRRATHLAFHATNNDAEYEALINGLKLALEMKVENLNVFSDSMIVVYQINGGYQAKGPRTELYLKCALRIIVRFNEVRLELIPYGQNEGVDELAKLGSRHEATVLGVVPLDIQR
- the LOC141714451 gene encoding uncharacterized protein LOC141714451, translated to MAPLTSLMIPWPFAMWGIDLIGELPKAKGGVKFAVVAVDYFTKRVEAGPPATISARKLREFVHKAILGIQMSFSAVCHPQSNGQTEAVNKIIKHTLKAKLEERKGTWPEELAQVL
- the LOC141714452 gene encoding uncharacterized protein LOC141714452; this encodes MVPVEVGVGSFRRDNYDSEANEVNHRLYLDMIEETRKDAQIRITAYQQRIAKHYNSKVRSRTFKVGDLVLRRVMPNTKVVRHGVFGANWEGPYKIKSVLWEGTYHLNDMQDKLIPGAWNAEHLHKYYQ